The Exiguobacterium mexicanum genome includes a window with the following:
- a CDS encoding iron-siderophore ABC transporter substrate-binding protein, translating to MNYKKLLHMFIIMSAFVLVLAGCGANNEDAATTDESAETAEGYPITIKHALGETVIDKKPERVATVGWSNQDVALALDVVPVGFSAANYGVQDGSGMLPWTADKLKDLGEENPNIYQDTDGLDFEAIADSQPDVILAAYSGITQEDYDTLTEIAPVVAYQETPWVSSWQDTVRYDSMAMGMEEEGKQLIEDTEKLIADKAAEVPEMKGKKAAFVALSPDDLSKFYIYTTGDPRGAFIEELGMEYPENITSQIKDENSFYLELSSENADILNDVDIFVAYGNEETLKALQADPLYSKVPAIKRGSVVMIEDNTPLAAAGTPSPLSIEYTIDDYVKLVSEALAKVE from the coding sequence ATGAACTATAAGAAACTGCTACATATGTTCATCATCATGTCTGCTTTCGTGCTCGTGCTCGCAGGATGCGGCGCGAACAATGAAGATGCAGCCACGACAGATGAATCTGCTGAAACGGCAGAAGGCTATCCAATCACAATCAAACACGCGTTAGGCGAGACGGTCATCGACAAGAAGCCAGAACGTGTCGCAACGGTCGGTTGGTCGAACCAAGACGTGGCGCTCGCGCTCGACGTCGTACCAGTCGGTTTCTCGGCTGCGAACTACGGTGTCCAAGACGGCAGCGGCATGTTGCCGTGGACGGCTGACAAGTTGAAAGACCTCGGTGAAGAAAACCCGAACATCTATCAAGACACGGACGGTCTCGACTTCGAAGCGATCGCCGACTCACAGCCGGACGTCATTCTTGCTGCCTACTCAGGCATCACGCAAGAAGATTACGACACGTTGACAGAGATCGCACCGGTCGTCGCATACCAAGAGACGCCTTGGGTGTCATCATGGCAGGACACGGTTCGTTACGACTCAATGGCCATGGGCATGGAAGAAGAAGGCAAACAGTTGATCGAAGACACAGAGAAACTCATCGCCGACAAGGCAGCTGAAGTACCGGAGATGAAAGGGAAGAAAGCGGCATTCGTCGCGCTCAGCCCGGACGACCTCTCGAAGTTCTACATCTACACGACGGGTGACCCACGCGGTGCCTTCATCGAAGAGCTCGGCATGGAGTACCCTGAGAACATCACGAGCCAAATCAAAGATGAAAACAGCTTCTACCTCGAGCTTAGCTCAGAGAACGCTGACATCTTGAACGACGTCGACATCTTCGTCGCCTACGGGAACGAAGAGACGTTGAAAGCACTTCAAGCTGACCCGCTCTACAGCAAAGTGCCGGCCATCAAACGCGGTTCGGTCGTCATGATCGAAGATAACACGCCGCTCGCGGCTGCTGGGACACCATCACCACTCTCGATCGAATACACGATTGACGACTACGTGAAACTCGTGTCAGAAGCACTCGCGAAAGTCGAGTAA
- a CDS encoding FecCD family ABC transporter permease yields MPKKLHTPKRFGLLLAGALVLLVVCMLASLAFGSRTVGWDELLDGLFRPAVQSYEADIVRQRVVRTVFSFMCGAALGVSGALMQSVTRNPIADPSILGVNTGAALFVVVGIAFFNISTASDYIWFALAGALLTAAFVFGIGSLGRGGSTPLKLVLAGAATSAALSSLVMAIMIPRSNVMDQFRFWQVGSVGAGTMDSIMTFLPFFIGGIVIAILAAPSLNILALGEELATGLGVRIGTLKGIASFAGVILCGAATALAGPIGFIGLLAPHLVRLVIGADERYIIPMSALTGAILLTFADVAGRLLGSPGELEVGIVTAFVGAPILIALTMKVKVRGV; encoded by the coding sequence ATGCCGAAGAAGTTACACACGCCGAAACGGTTCGGGCTCCTCCTCGCAGGGGCGCTCGTCCTGCTCGTCGTCTGTATGCTCGCTTCGCTTGCTTTCGGCTCACGGACAGTCGGATGGGATGAACTGCTTGACGGTTTATTCCGTCCGGCTGTTCAGTCGTATGAAGCGGATATCGTCCGGCAGCGGGTCGTTCGGACGGTGTTCAGTTTCATGTGCGGGGCGGCACTCGGTGTCTCAGGCGCATTGATGCAGTCGGTGACGCGCAACCCGATCGCCGACCCGAGCATTCTCGGGGTCAACACGGGAGCGGCGCTGTTCGTTGTCGTCGGGATTGCCTTCTTCAACATCTCGACCGCGAGCGACTATATCTGGTTCGCGCTCGCCGGCGCGCTCTTGACGGCGGCGTTCGTGTTCGGGATCGGGTCGCTCGGGCGGGGCGGTTCGACGCCGCTCAAGCTCGTCTTGGCAGGCGCGGCGACGAGTGCGGCCTTGTCGTCACTCGTCATGGCCATCATGATTCCGCGCTCGAACGTCATGGACCAGTTCCGGTTCTGGCAAGTCGGTAGCGTCGGGGCCGGGACGATGGATTCGATTATGACGTTCCTGCCGTTCTTTATCGGCGGTATCGTCATCGCCATCTTGGCGGCACCGTCCCTCAACATCTTGGCGCTCGGGGAAGAGCTCGCCACGGGTCTCGGTGTCCGCATCGGCACGTTGAAAGGGATCGCCTCGTTCGCAGGTGTCATCTTGTGCGGGGCGGCGACGGCACTGGCTGGACCGATCGGTTTTATCGGTTTACTCGCGCCGCACCTCGTCCGCTTGGTCATCGGAGCAGATGAACGGTATATCATCCCGATGTCGGCACTCACCGGCGCGATTTTATTGACGTTTGCTGACGTGGCAGGACGGTTGCTCGGTAGTCCCGGGGAACTCGAAGTCGGAATCGTCACGGCGTTCGTCGGAGCCCCGATTTTGATCGCGTTGACGATGAAAGTGAAGGTGCGTGGCGTATGA
- a CDS encoding FecCD family ABC transporter permease, producing MTNQSIQPIIHNSRKRRQRTVFVTLVLFALALTLSATMLMLGNTIYPVADVVRVLFGEQVPGASFAVGTIRLPRMLAGVFAGLAFGIAGTVFQTMLRNPLANPNVIGITTGSSAAAVFGIVVLQASDTFVSIISIIGGLLTVLTIYFLSKGAAFSIGRLVLVGIGIQAMLTAVINYLLLISRQNDVGTAMRWLSGSLNGVKMETLPPLMIAVALCLPVILRLSRQLQILELGEMTATSLGVKTNQTRVLLIVASVLMLALATATTGPIAFVAFLAGPIAKRLVGDGRSTIIPAALVGVILVLAADLIGQFAFTARYPVGVITGMVGAPYLIYLLIRMNRRGEL from the coding sequence ATGACGAACCAATCGATTCAACCCATCATCCATAACAGTCGCAAGCGTCGGCAACGGACCGTCTTCGTGACGCTCGTCTTGTTCGCGCTGGCCCTTACGTTGAGCGCGACGATGCTCATGCTCGGCAACACGATTTATCCGGTCGCGGACGTCGTCCGTGTCTTGTTCGGGGAACAAGTACCGGGCGCCTCGTTTGCCGTCGGCACGATCCGTCTGCCGCGCATGCTCGCCGGCGTCTTCGCCGGACTCGCGTTCGGGATCGCCGGGACGGTGTTCCAGACGATGCTTCGTAACCCGCTCGCCAACCCGAACGTCATCGGCATCACGACCGGTTCGAGTGCGGCAGCCGTGTTCGGCATCGTCGTCTTACAGGCGAGCGATACGTTCGTCTCCATCATCTCGATCATCGGCGGGCTGTTGACCGTCCTCACCATCTACTTCTTGTCGAAAGGCGCCGCCTTCTCGATCGGCCGGCTCGTCTTAGTCGGCATCGGGATTCAAGCGATGCTGACGGCGGTCATCAACTATTTGTTGCTCATCAGCCGCCAAAACGATGTCGGGACGGCGATGCGCTGGTTGAGCGGCAGCTTGAACGGGGTGAAGATGGAGACGCTCCCGCCGCTCATGATCGCGGTCGCGCTCTGCCTCCCGGTCATCCTCCGGCTCAGTCGACAGTTGCAGATTTTAGAGCTCGGGGAGATGACGGCGACGTCGCTCGGTGTCAAGACGAACCAGACGCGCGTGCTGCTCATTGTCGCCTCGGTGCTCATGCTCGCACTCGCGACGGCGACGACCGGACCGATTGCCTTCGTCGCGTTCCTGGCGGGACCAATCGCGAAGCGGCTCGTCGGGGACGGTCGTTCGACGATCATCCCGGCGGCACTCGTCGGGGTCATCTTGGTGCTCGCGGCCGATCTCATCGGTCAGTTCGCCTTCACGGCCCGCTACCCGGTCGGTGTCATCACCGGCATGGTCGGGGCGCCGTATTTGATTTATCTCTTGATCCGGATGAACCGGAGAGGGGAGCTATAA
- a CDS encoding SDR family oxidoreductase yields MRLSGKVAIVTGAASGMGKAIAELYAKEGARVVVSDMNLDGAQAVVEGISGEAFAIQTDVTSEEALQQLFDETMKTFGQVDILVNNAGIMDGMEPVGEISNDRWEKIFAVNTVSVMKSMRIAVDLFTKQGHGVIVNNISAGGLYGARAGAAYTASKHAVVGLTKNTAFMYADQNIRCNGIAPGAVATNIGSTMTNMSQAGFGRQQLGMAINPRIGQPEEIAQLALFLGSDESSFINGQVVAIDGGWTAY; encoded by the coding sequence ATGCGGTTATCGGGGAAAGTGGCGATTGTCACAGGTGCAGCATCAGGAATGGGGAAAGCAATCGCGGAACTATATGCGAAGGAAGGAGCCCGCGTCGTCGTCTCGGATATGAATCTCGACGGAGCGCAGGCCGTCGTCGAGGGGATTTCGGGCGAGGCGTTCGCGATCCAGACGGACGTCACGTCCGAAGAAGCGTTGCAGCAGTTGTTCGACGAGACGATGAAGACGTTCGGTCAAGTCGACATCCTCGTCAACAACGCCGGCATCATGGACGGGATGGAGCCAGTCGGTGAGATCTCGAACGACCGTTGGGAGAAAATCTTTGCCGTCAACACGGTGTCGGTCATGAAATCGATGCGCATCGCCGTCGACTTGTTCACGAAGCAAGGGCACGGCGTCATCGTCAACAACATCTCGGCCGGGGGCTTGTATGGGGCTCGAGCCGGTGCGGCCTATACGGCGTCGAAACACGCTGTCGTCGGATTGACGAAGAACACGGCGTTCATGTATGCCGACCAAAACATCCGTTGTAACGGGATCGCGCCGGGCGCGGTCGCGACGAACATCGGCTCGACGATGACGAACATGAGCCAGGCCGGGTTCGGTCGCCAGCAACTTGGGATGGCCATCAACCCACGCATCGGACAACCAGAAGAGATTGCTCAGCTCGCCCTCTTCCTCGGCTCGGACGAATCGAGTTTCATCAACGGTCAAGTCGTCGCCATCGACGGCGGTTGGACCGCCTACTAA
- a CDS encoding TetR/AcrR family transcriptional regulator: MMKPDLRVIKTKRALHEALVELLKNRRLEQVTISELCRVANINRGTFYLHYARVEDVFEEYFQEITADLAKSYEEPYRHVKLLNPHELEPSTIRIFHHVQTYVDFYRIVFSKNVPLAYYYMLFDEVRKLLLRDTAAHKQDEIDHELFCSYQANAIVGMIIHWAERDFTVEPNEMNEQLARILRLK; this comes from the coding sequence ATCATGAAGCCCGACTTGCGTGTTATCAAAACAAAACGAGCGCTCCATGAGGCGCTCGTCGAATTATTGAAGAATCGGCGACTCGAACAAGTGACGATTTCGGAACTTTGTCGTGTGGCAAATATCAATCGAGGCACGTTTTATTTGCACTATGCCCGGGTCGAGGACGTGTTTGAGGAGTACTTCCAAGAGATCACGGCCGACCTCGCCAAGTCGTATGAGGAGCCGTATCGTCATGTGAAGCTGCTCAATCCGCATGAGCTTGAACCGTCGACAATCCGTATCTTTCATCACGTCCAGACGTACGTCGACTTCTATCGCATCGTCTTCTCGAAAAATGTGCCGCTCGCCTATTATTACATGCTGTTCGACGAGGTGCGCAAGTTGCTCCTCCGCGACACGGCGGCGCACAAGCAAGACGAGATTGACCATGAGTTGTTCTGTTCGTATCAAGCGAACGCTATCGTCGGGATGATCATCCATTGGGCCGAACGTGATTTTACAGTTGAACCGAATGAGATGAACGAACAGCTGGCAAGAATTTTGCGACTAAAGTGA
- a CDS encoding cytidine deaminase has protein sequence MNQQQLVERARQVKENAYSPYSNFRVGAALLMKDGTVIDGVNVENVSFGATNCAERTAIFTAVAQGYKKGDFEAVAVSGDTVDFLPPCSICRQVLVEFGDPDFKVLLTNGNADVKEVTLEELVPLAFTELEM, from the coding sequence ATGAACCAACAACAATTAGTCGAGCGTGCCCGCCAAGTGAAAGAGAACGCCTACTCGCCGTATTCAAACTTCCGCGTCGGAGCGGCGCTTCTCATGAAGGACGGAACGGTCATCGACGGCGTCAACGTCGAGAACGTCTCGTTCGGTGCGACGAACTGTGCCGAGCGCACGGCCATCTTCACAGCGGTCGCGCAAGGTTATAAAAAAGGTGACTTCGAAGCCGTCGCGGTGTCAGGTGACACGGTCGACTTCTTGCCGCCATGCAGTATCTGCCGCCAAGTGCTCGTCGAGTTCGGCGACCCGGACTTCAAAGTGTTGCTCACGAACGGCAACGCCGACGTGAAAGAAGTGACGCTGGAAGAGCTCGTCCCGCTCGCATTCACAGAGTTAGAGATGTAA
- a CDS encoding polysaccharide deacetylase family protein — MMKRVILLMSIFLLISSLSQAAIPKPKAYNDRSLIYLTLDDGPNRKTGALLDVLKKHRVKTTFFILGKNIKGNEHLIRRIVAEGHLIALHGMTHVREEFYASPITAVRQMKDVQRLIYEVTGIHTNMARTIYGSDAGMTPAHWQAMDEAGFEIWDWNVGSLDHIYKKDNAPIEQRVFNRLEANYEMNIASIILAHDHSMTPQALDTIIRYAKERDYEFRTLEGVHPAYNFFNPWEPNE; from the coding sequence ATGATGAAACGTGTCATTTTGCTCATGTCGATTTTTTTGTTGATCAGCTCCCTGTCACAGGCAGCGATTCCGAAACCGAAAGCTTATAACGACCGCAGCCTCATCTATTTGACGCTCGATGACGGGCCGAATCGGAAGACGGGGGCGCTGCTTGACGTCTTGAAGAAACATCGGGTGAAGACAACCTTCTTCATTCTTGGGAAGAATATCAAGGGCAATGAGCACCTCATCCGACGCATCGTCGCCGAAGGCCATCTCATCGCCTTGCACGGGATGACCCACGTGCGCGAGGAGTTTTATGCGTCACCAATAACGGCCGTGCGTCAAATGAAGGACGTGCAACGTCTCATTTATGAAGTGACAGGCATTCATACGAATATGGCTCGTACGATTTACGGTAGTGACGCAGGCATGACGCCTGCGCACTGGCAAGCGATGGACGAGGCCGGTTTCGAGATTTGGGACTGGAACGTCGGCAGTCTCGATCACATCTATAAGAAAGACAACGCGCCAATCGAGCAGCGTGTGTTCAATCGGCTCGAGGCGAACTATGAAATGAATATCGCCTCGATCATCTTGGCACACGATCACTCGATGACACCGCAAGCGCTCGATACGATTATCCGTTATGCGAAAGAACGCGACTATGAGTTCCGGACGTTAGAAGGGGTGCACCCCGCGTACAACTTTTTCAACCCGTGGGAACCGAATGAATGA
- a CDS encoding GNAT family N-acetyltransferase: MTTRCLIRPFEQRDIEPFMTYRNDLEWMQHQSFKGLTYEEYERSLFGNPSITQGMQLAIINQETNELIGDLYVQQDGTTYWIGYTISPRHARQGYASEVVSGLIRHLSDQGAETIKACALATNEASIALLKKLNFEYLVTEDDEQIYALDVAK; the protein is encoded by the coding sequence ATGACAACCCGCTGCCTCATCCGACCGTTCGAGCAACGTGACATCGAACCGTTCATGACATATCGCAACGACTTGGAATGGATGCAACACCAATCCTTCAAAGGATTGACTTACGAAGAATATGAACGCTCTTTATTCGGCAACCCTTCCATTACTCAAGGCATGCAACTCGCCATCATCAATCAGGAAACGAATGAATTGATTGGCGATTTGTATGTGCAACAAGACGGGACGACGTATTGGATCGGCTATACGATTTCACCCCGACACGCGCGCCAAGGCTATGCGTCCGAGGTCGTATCCGGATTGATTCGTCATTTGTCCGACCAAGGGGCCGAGACAATCAAAGCCTGTGCACTTGCAACGAACGAGGCGTCAATCGCCCTCTTAAAAAAGTTGAACTTTGAGTACCTTGTGACTGAGGACGACGAACAGATTTATGCACTTGATGTAGCGAAATGA
- a CDS encoding GntR family transcriptional regulator codes for MKANSPLYQQVAHKMRTFIESGTWAPGEAIPTEAQLVEEFSVSRVTVRQAVKLLQEEGLLWKRQGSGTYVQSEKIEHNMYELKSFTEDMKREGKEVTNKVLTFTLQPPSEKVREALELEDGELVFYVRRQRFADGEPLIVEDTYLPLKLFPDLTYEVMSQSKYAYIEDVKQFKIADSVQEFIPVLPTKEIAEMLGVSERTPVLKVELYSFLMDGSRFEFTETYFKSEEYRFIIRAGRRH; via the coding sequence ATGAAAGCAAATTCACCGCTCTACCAACAAGTCGCCCACAAAATGCGCACGTTTATCGAGTCCGGCACGTGGGCGCCCGGTGAGGCGATCCCGACCGAGGCTCAACTCGTCGAAGAGTTCAGCGTCAGTCGAGTGACTGTCCGCCAGGCGGTCAAATTGCTCCAAGAGGAAGGTCTCTTATGGAAACGACAGGGCAGCGGCACATACGTCCAGTCCGAAAAGATTGAACACAACATGTACGAATTAAAAAGCTTCACCGAAGACATGAAACGAGAAGGGAAAGAAGTGACGAACAAAGTGCTCACCTTCACGTTGCAGCCACCGAGTGAGAAAGTGCGAGAGGCACTCGAACTCGAAGATGGCGAGCTCGTCTTCTACGTGAGACGCCAACGATTCGCAGACGGCGAACCGCTCATCGTCGAGGACACATACTTGCCGCTAAAGCTGTTCCCTGACTTGACGTACGAAGTGATGTCGCAATCGAAGTACGCCTATATCGAAGACGTCAAACAGTTCAAGATTGCGGACAGCGTCCAAGAGTTCATCCCGGTGCTCCCGACAAAAGAGATTGCCGAGATGCTCGGAGTGAGTGAACGAACGCCCGTACTCAAAGTCGAACTCTATTCGTTTCTTATGGATGGCAGTCGGTTTGAGTTCACAGAAACGTATTTCAAGAGTGAAGAATACCGCTTCATCATCCGCGCCGGACGAAGACATTAA
- a CDS encoding 6-phospho-alpha-glucosidase — MKQGQRLVVVGGGSTYTIGMIMSLIEEKGHFPLRSITFYDTDGERQERVAKATEIILREHYPELELFEYTTDKEYAFRDKDFFFVQIRTGGLEMREKDEQIPLRHGVVGQETCGPGGMSYGMRSIGDMIDLVADIRQGSPGGWILNYTNPAAIVAEALKRAYPNDKKILNICDMPAAIMVSYAKILGKEIWDLVPEYFGLNHFGWFTGIYDKEGNELTEDIKRAILEDGFIPEDSEIANDPSWIKTFKQVEKMLTDFPEYLPNTYLQYYLYPSDMVEKEDVENTRARQVINGRQQRVFSTCDQIIADDSLENVHLEVDIHGCYMIRVAASLAYNNGDIFIVMVKNDGIIANLPDDAMVEVPAMLTNRGPKPFAVGHIPRFYKGMIEGQLAYEQLVVDAYFENSYEKALQALTLNRTVVDAPVARQILDDLINENENYWPALKQRETVAR; from the coding sequence ATGAAACAAGGACAACGCCTCGTCGTCGTCGGTGGCGGCAGCACGTACACAATCGGTATGATTATGAGCTTGATCGAAGAGAAGGGTCACTTCCCACTACGTTCCATCACGTTTTACGATACGGATGGTGAGCGCCAGGAGCGTGTCGCCAAAGCGACTGAAATCATCTTGCGTGAGCATTACCCAGAGCTCGAGCTGTTCGAGTATACGACGGACAAAGAATACGCCTTCCGCGACAAGGACTTCTTCTTCGTTCAAATTCGAACGGGCGGCCTGGAGATGCGCGAGAAAGATGAACAGATTCCGCTCCGTCACGGCGTGGTTGGACAAGAGACGTGTGGACCGGGCGGGATGTCGTACGGGATGCGGTCGATCGGGGACATGATTGATCTCGTCGCAGACATCCGCCAAGGCTCACCGGGCGGCTGGATCTTAAATTATACGAACCCGGCCGCAATCGTCGCCGAGGCGTTGAAGCGTGCCTACCCGAATGACAAAAAGATTTTGAATATCTGTGATATGCCGGCCGCAATCATGGTGAGCTACGCGAAGATTCTCGGCAAAGAGATTTGGGATCTCGTGCCGGAATACTTCGGCCTCAACCACTTCGGTTGGTTCACAGGCATCTATGACAAAGAAGGCAATGAGTTGACGGAAGACATCAAGCGCGCCATCTTAGAGGACGGGTTTATCCCAGAAGACTCAGAGATCGCAAACGACCCATCTTGGATCAAGACGTTCAAGCAAGTCGAGAAGATGCTCACCGACTTCCCGGAATACTTGCCGAACACGTACCTTCAGTATTATTTGTATCCGTCCGACATGGTGGAGAAGGAAGACGTGGAGAACACGCGGGCCCGTCAAGTCATCAACGGCCGCCAACAACGTGTCTTCTCGACGTGCGATCAAATCATCGCTGACGACTCGCTAGAGAACGTGCATCTTGAAGTCGACATCCACGGTTGCTACATGATTCGCGTCGCAGCGTCACTCGCCTACAACAATGGCGATATCTTCATTGTCATGGTGAAGAACGACGGCATCATCGCTAACTTGCCGGATGATGCGATGGTCGAAGTGCCGGCGATGCTCACGAACCGTGGACCGAAGCCGTTCGCTGTCGGACACATTCCTCGCTTCTACAAAGGGATGATTGAAGGACAGCTCGCCTACGAACAGCTCGTCGTCGACGCCTATTTCGAGAACAGCTATGAAAAGGCACTCCAGGCACTCACGCTCAACCGGACCGTCGTCGATGCGCCGGTCGCCCGTCAAATCCTTGACGATTTGATTAACGAGAACGAAAACTATTGGCCGGCCCTCAAACAACGGGAGACGGTCGCACGCTAA
- a CDS encoding PTS transporter subunit EIIC, translating into MVRGISKIREGAHGTSRATTISIAIGITPEMAAESGEYGMLLGIPSLETGVLDGIAVGLLAVWVYKKFHTFNPPEMLGFFAGDRSVGIVMVFFSILLGFFMMLIWPPIQTGLTAMANVIASNATNPAYVGLYGMLERLLIPTGLHHIWYAPFLWTSLGGTATVGGSIVSGDQYIFLAQIAEGVDVTAGRFMAGKFPIVMFGLLGAAFAMYRQADPDKRPVVRGLLLAAAGTAFLTGITEPIEFTFLFIAPLLYVVHSVLTGVSFALMYALDAHIGWAGGSGLIDYVLVNVLPGTPRWWMNLVVGAGFFFVYYGIFTFAIKKWNLATPGRGGQETKLFTRKDYNEKKSGKTSIQTTALAIQEALGGRDNIIDIDACFTRLRVELKDVSQIDEDELKALGAAGVVKVKNNIQAIFGGRSDLYKNELLKLHKEMDQAN; encoded by the coding sequence ATGGTTCGGGGTATTTCAAAAATTCGGGAAGGCGCTCATGGTACCAGTCGCGCCACGACGATTTCGATTGCCATTGGGATCACACCGGAAATGGCGGCTGAGAGCGGGGAGTACGGCATGTTGCTTGGTATCCCGTCACTTGAGACGGGTGTGCTCGATGGGATCGCGGTCGGCTTGCTTGCGGTCTGGGTGTATAAAAAATTCCACACGTTCAACCCGCCAGAGATGCTCGGCTTTTTCGCCGGAGATCGTTCGGTCGGTATCGTCATGGTATTCTTCTCCATCTTGCTCGGGTTCTTTATGATGCTCATTTGGCCGCCGATTCAGACCGGCCTCACAGCGATGGCGAATGTCATCGCGAGTAATGCGACGAATCCGGCTTACGTCGGGTTATACGGAATGCTCGAACGGTTATTGATTCCGACCGGATTACATCACATCTGGTACGCACCGTTCTTATGGACGTCACTTGGCGGCACGGCGACGGTTGGCGGTTCGATTGTGAGCGGGGACCAATATATTTTCCTCGCTCAAATCGCAGAAGGTGTCGACGTGACGGCCGGACGCTTTATGGCCGGCAAGTTCCCGATCGTCATGTTCGGTCTTCTTGGAGCGGCGTTCGCCATGTACCGTCAGGCCGACCCGGACAAGCGTCCCGTCGTGCGTGGCCTCTTGCTCGCAGCCGCAGGGACGGCGTTCTTGACCGGGATCACCGAACCGATCGAGTTCACGTTCTTATTCATTGCACCACTTCTTTACGTCGTGCATAGTGTGTTGACAGGGGTGTCGTTTGCGCTCATGTACGCTCTTGACGCCCATATCGGCTGGGCCGGTGGCTCGGGATTGATTGACTATGTCTTGGTGAATGTGTTGCCAGGGACGCCGCGCTGGTGGATGAACCTCGTCGTTGGGGCCGGATTCTTCTTCGTCTATTACGGCATCTTCACGTTCGCGATTAAAAAATGGAACTTGGCGACGCCGGGCCGAGGGGGACAAGAGACGAAACTGTTTACCCGCAAAGACTACAATGAAAAGAAATCAGGAAAGACATCAATCCAAACGACGGCACTTGCCATTCAAGAGGCGCTCGGTGGCCGTGACAACATCATCGATATCGATGCCTGTTTCACACGTCTCCGTGTCGAATTGAAAGATGTGTCCCAAATCGATGAGGACGAGTTGAAGGCACTCGGGGCAGCCGGGGTCGTGAAAGTGAAAAATAACATCCAGGCCATCTTTGGAGGACGCTCGGATTTGTACAAGAATGAGCTGCTCAAACTGCATAAAGAGATGGACCAAGCGAATTGA